A window of Zingiber officinale cultivar Zhangliang chromosome 5A, Zo_v1.1, whole genome shotgun sequence contains these coding sequences:
- the LOC121979928 gene encoding uncharacterized protein LOC121979928: MPMLWLDPQQPMVAPSSGRRLICVGDEESSGEEGSEPAMLSPVTKASLAVAGRSWTLTSRLAAHGQRRERRGDRREEEKARGFPWPRGFAASSHLPLLLLYICRCCFLASAAASSHLPLLLLGVCRCFFASAAAASSIASSFQVHMVHHGQGFHCLAAFSILNSPITTIQLSNSGNNFVVGFHTGQVMVLDIASLAVLFCTDCALGTKSTLISASSHAISQHVLQEISSKQPCSLADSIEVILTITKDSQIAIIDSKSGVIIGSRLLQPNKEAVAVSIHVIEGSVTLPESITADLENCSQNRPDETSQSENNELTEKKEQGYHLEDALYQYEVLKDPLLVICFTNAICFYSLKSAMEGNNNFTHKVNLSQKVCWSMTLKVDDMVSGLVLLYETGTIEIRCLPGLEIKTETSLMSILRWSFKTNMGKTMSFSDDGNIALVNGCEVACISCWHNKSRFSESLPCLHDKVLAAAAEAAINQFVDLKRKQTASPGIISGLIRGLKGGKTENDIKSDRILSYSSTAHLEELFSKFPFSDEPTTSTIADVGELRIDDIEIDDPLPVPSPSITVNKNNNKDVKEREKLFQGSTKDMQPRMRSTQEIMTQYKFKGDAAAAAAHAREKLAERQEKLERISLRTAELQNDAENFSNLAHELAKTMENKKWWKL; encoded by the exons ATGCCTATGCTCTGGCTCGACCCACAACAGCCGATGGTGGCTCCTAGCAGTGGGCGGCGATTGATTTGTGTAGGCGATGAAGAGAGCTCGGGTGAAGAGGGAAGCGAACCTGCTATGCTATCGCCGGTGACGAAGGCTTCACTGGCGGTGGCTGGTCGGTCGTGGACTTTGACGTCGAGGTTGGCGGCGCACGGACAGAGAAGGGAGAGAAGAGGGGATCGACGCGAGGAAGAGAAGGCTCGAGGCTTTCCTTGGCCGAGGGGTTTT GCTGCTTCTTCACATTTGCCTCTACTACTGCTTTACATCTGTCGCTGCTGCTTCTTGGCGTCTGCCGCTGCTTCTTCGCATCTGCCGTTACTGCTTCTTGGTGTCTGCCGCTGCTTCTTCGCATCTGCCGCTGCCGCTTCTTCGATCGCCTCTTCGTTTCAAG TACATATGGTTCATCACGGACAGGGATTTCATTGCCTCGCTGCCTTTTCTATCTTAAACTCACCCATTACAACCATTCAGTTATCCAATTCTGGTAACAACTTTGTTGTAGGATTTCATACTGGACAG GTAATGGTGCTTGACATTGCATCATTAGCTGTACTGTTCTGTACAGATTGTGCATTGGGAACAAAGTCAACACTAATTTCTGCAAGTAGCCATGCTATTTCCCAACATGTTCTCCAAGAAATCAGTTCAAAGCAACCTTGTTCTCTGGCAGACTCTATAGAGGTGATACTCACCATCACCAAGGATTCACAAATTGCAATTATCGATAGCAAATCTGGGGTTATTATAGGCTCCAGATTACTTCAACCAAATAAGGAAGCCGTTGCAGTTTCCATCCATGTAATAG AAGGCTCTGTTACACTACCTGAATCAATCACTGCTGATCTTGAGAACTGCTCCCAGAATCGGCCAGATGAAACTTCTCAAAGTGAAAACAATGAGTTGACAGAGAAAAAAGAACAAGGTTATCACTTGGAGGATGCTCTGTACCAATATGAAGTGTTAAAAGATCCACTACTTGTAATTTGTTTTACAAATGCCATCTGTTTCTATTCACTGAAGTCTGCGATGGAG GGAAATAACAACTTTACCCATAAGGTGAACCTATCGCAAAAAGTTTGTTGGTCAATGACTTTAAAGGTAGATGATATGGTATCTGGATTGGTGCTCCTATATGAAACTGGAACAATTGAGATAAG GTGTTTACCTGGTCTGGAAATTAAAACAGAAACCTCTTTAATGTCCATACTCCGCTGGAGCTTCAAAACAAACATGGGCAAAACCATGAGTTTTTCTGACGATGGGAACATTGCTTTG GTTAATGGCTGCGAAGTTGCTTGCATATCTTGTTGGCATAATAAATCCAG GTTCTCAGAATCCTTGCCTTGCCTTCATGACAAAGTTCTCGCTGCTGCTGCAGAAGCTGCAATTAATCAATTTGTAGATTTGAAGAGAAAACAG ACTGCCTCCCCAGGGATAATAAGCGGCCTCATAAGAGGACTTAAAGGAGGTAAAACAGAGAATGACATCAAGAGTGACAGAATACTTAGCTATAGTTCCACTGCACATTTGGAGGAATTGTTCTCAAAATTCCCATTCTCAGACGAACCAACTACTTCAACTATTGCTGATGTTGGTGAATTGAGAATTG ATGATATTGAGATTGATGATCCATTACCTGTGCCATCTCCTTCAATAACTGTAAACAAGAATAATAACAAAG ATGTGAAGGAAAGAGAGAAGTTGTTTCAAGGATCCACCAAGGATATGCAGCCAAGAATGAGAAGCACTCAAGAAATTATGACCCAATATAAATTTAAGGGG GATGCTGCGGCAGCAGCAGCTCATGCAAGAGAAAAACTTGCAGAGCGGCAGGAGAAACTTGAG AGAATTAGCCTACGTACAGCAGAGCTTCAAAATGATGctgaaaatttttcaaatttggcTCATGAACTAGCCAAGACAATGGAGAACAAGAAATGGTGGAAACTATGA